The following proteins are encoded in a genomic region of Candidatus Methylospira mobilis:
- a CDS encoding chemotaxis protein CheW produces the protein MNQESSPLLPSHTNEYLTFTLGREEYGMPILNVQEIRGYDAVTRLVDTPEFIKGIVRLRGLIVPIIDMRIKFNLAKVEYNDLTVVIIIGVAGRIVGIAVDGVSDVIALGATQIKPAPEFDSSIDTNYVTGVGIVEDRILILVDLEELVMSRDMELVN, from the coding sequence ATGAACCAAGAATCATCACCTTTATTACCATCCCACACCAACGAATATCTGACTTTCACGCTTGGTAGGGAAGAATATGGCATGCCTATCCTCAATGTTCAGGAAATACGCGGCTACGACGCCGTAACCAGGTTGGTCGATACGCCGGAGTTCATTAAAGGTATTGTTAGGCTGCGCGGCCTTATCGTGCCAATTATCGATATGCGTATCAAATTCAATCTTGCTAAGGTAGAGTACAATGACCTCACTGTGGTGATCATTATCGGCGTGGCCGGCCGGATTGTCGGCATAGCGGTAGACGGAGTTTCCGATGTGATTGCCCTCGGCGCCACTCAGATCAAACCCGCTCCAGAGTTCGATTCCAGCATTGATACTAATTACGTTACTGGCGTTGGGATAGTCGAGGATCGTATACTTATCCTTGTCGATCTCGAAGAACTTGTCATGAGTCGCGATATGGAGCTGGTCAACTGA